In the genome of Xanthobacteraceae bacterium, one region contains:
- a CDS encoding GGDEF domain-containing protein, whose product MPREKPQNKRAGNAQRGNVAPRKSVPERVSPDSTPGLAAEIERLRHELRKSAVRIQQLEKSAHEDALTGLLNRRGFEAAFARTASYLARYGGDAALLYLDLDGFKPVNDRLGHAAGDVVLQEIARLLRGSVRGSDMAARLGGDEFALLLLHIDAAQAEKKARALEELIKSASFEFANERPGIGASIGAATIGGGEALDDVMQRADAAMYARKRERKG is encoded by the coding sequence ATGCCGCGAGAAAAGCCGCAGAATAAAAGGGCCGGGAACGCGCAGCGCGGCAACGTTGCGCCGCGCAAATCCGTGCCGGAGCGGGTATCGCCGGACAGCACGCCCGGCCTTGCCGCCGAGATCGAACGGCTCCGGCACGAACTACGAAAATCCGCAGTGCGAATCCAACAACTGGAGAAGTCCGCGCATGAAGATGCGCTGACCGGGCTTTTGAACCGGCGCGGTTTCGAGGCGGCGTTCGCGCGCACCGCTTCCTATCTCGCTCGCTATGGCGGCGATGCCGCGCTGCTTTATCTCGATCTCGACGGTTTCAAGCCGGTGAACGACCGCCTCGGCCATGCGGCAGGCGACGTTGTGTTGCAGGAGATCGCGCGGCTGCTGCGGGGCAGCGTGCGCGGTTCCGACATGGCGGCACGGCTCGGCGGCGACGAATTCGCGCTGTTGCTCCTGCACATCGACGCCGCGCAGGCAGAGAAGAAAGCGCGTGCGCTGGAGGAATTGATTAAGAGCGCTTCGTTCGAATTCGCAAACGAAAGGCCCGGCATCGGCGCTTCCATCGGTGCGGCTACGATCGGAGGCGGCGAGGCGCTGGACGACGTCATGCAGCGCGCGGATGCGGCGATGTATGCGCGGAAGCGGGAACGTAAGGGTTAG
- the purE gene encoding 5-(carboxyamino)imidazole ribonucleotide mutase encodes MSAGKPAVAIIMGSQSDWETMKHAAQTLDDFGIKFESLVVSAHRTPDRLYDFAKSAKGKGFKVIIAGAGGAAHLPGMTASLTPLPVFGVPVKSKALKGVDSFLSIAQMPAGIPVGTLAIGEAGAKNAGLLAAAVLALSDASLAKKLDAFRAKQTKKIPLKPK; translated from the coding sequence ATGAGCGCGGGGAAACCGGCCGTCGCAATCATCATGGGCAGTCAGTCCGACTGGGAAACCATGAAACACGCGGCGCAAACGCTCGACGATTTCGGCATCAAGTTCGAGAGCCTCGTCGTCTCGGCGCATCGCACGCCGGACCGGCTCTATGATTTCGCGAAGTCGGCGAAAGGCAAGGGCTTCAAGGTTATCATCGCGGGTGCGGGCGGCGCCGCGCATCTGCCGGGTATGACCGCATCGCTCACGCCGCTGCCGGTCTTCGGCGTGCCGGTGAAATCGAAAGCGCTGAAGGGCGTCGACAGTTTCCTCTCCATCGCGCAGATGCCGGCCGGTATTCCTGTCGGCACCCTCGCCATCGGCGAAGCCGGCGCGAAGAACGCGGGTCTGCTCGCCGCCGCCGTGCTCGCGCTTTCCGACGCCTCGCTCGCGAAAAAACTCGACGCCTTCCGCGCGAAACAAACCAAGAAGATTCCGCTGAAACCGAAATGA
- a CDS encoding 5-(carboxyamino)imidazole ribonucleotide synthase — MTTLHKPLAPDATIGILGGGQLGRMLAQAAHELGFRVHIYSDKKDSCAFDVAKLSTCAPYDNWARLADFLNTVDAVTYEFENIPAETAAFIAARKPLFPNADVLATTQDRVKEKRFVNSLKIATAPFAPVNSSTELSMAFAKIGMPAILKTARLGYDGKGQVKLDKGDDLGTAWRSIGEQPAVLEGFVKFEREISVVIARDASGKTAAFDPAENVHRNHILHTSTVPAKITPALAKEAVNIATKIAKALNYVGVLAVELFVVKKGAKRELLVNEIAPRVHNSGHWTMDGAQASQFEQHIRAVAGWPLNSAKRVGKSAVMTNLIGDEVLGWEKIAKEPGASVHLYGKGAAKAGRKMGHVTRVKL; from the coding sequence ATGACGACACTGCATAAACCGCTCGCGCCCGACGCAACCATCGGCATCCTCGGCGGCGGCCAGTTGGGCCGCATGCTCGCACAAGCCGCACACGAACTCGGCTTCCGCGTCCATATCTATTCGGACAAGAAGGACTCCTGCGCTTTCGACGTCGCGAAACTCTCGACCTGCGCGCCCTACGACAACTGGGCGCGACTCGCGGACTTCCTGAATACTGTCGATGCCGTCACCTACGAATTCGAAAACATCCCGGCGGAAACCGCGGCCTTCATCGCCGCGCGCAAGCCGCTGTTCCCGAATGCCGACGTACTCGCCACCACGCAAGACCGCGTGAAGGAAAAGCGCTTCGTCAATTCGCTGAAAATCGCAACCGCGCCGTTCGCGCCGGTGAACTCCTCGACCGAACTCTCGATGGCCTTCGCCAAGATCGGCATGCCCGCGATCCTGAAAACCGCGCGCCTCGGCTACGACGGCAAGGGTCAGGTCAAGCTGGACAAAGGCGACGATCTCGGCACCGCGTGGCGCTCCATCGGCGAGCAGCCCGCCGTGCTGGAAGGCTTCGTGAAATTCGAACGCGAGATTTCGGTCGTGATCGCGCGCGATGCAAGCGGCAAGACCGCGGCCTTCGATCCCGCCGAGAACGTGCACCGCAATCACATCCTCCACACTTCGACGGTGCCCGCGAAAATTACGCCCGCGCTCGCGAAGGAAGCGGTGAACATCGCCACCAAGATCGCGAAGGCGCTGAATTATGTCGGCGTGCTCGCGGTGGAGCTGTTCGTCGTGAAGAAGGGCGCGAAGCGCGAGTTGCTCGTCAACGAGATCGCGCCGCGCGTACACAATTCCGGCCACTGGACCATGGACGGCGCGCAAGCAAGCCAGTTCGAGCAGCACATCCGCGCGGTCGCTGGCTGGCCGCTCAATTCCGCGAAGCGAGTCGGAAAATCCGCCGTGATGACCAACCTGATCGGCGACGAAGTGCTCGGCTGGGAAAAGATCGCGAAAGAACCCGGCGCGTCCGTGCACCTCTACGGCAAGGGCGCCGCCAAGGCCGGCCGCAAGATGGGCCATGTCACGCGGGTAAAACTCTGA
- a CDS encoding mandelate racemase/muconate lactonizing enzyme family protein, with protein MRITKITDIVVPISSSIRNAFIDFSTMTASVVAIETDVKRAGKPVTGFGFNSNGRYAPQGLLRERFIPRLRDAKDIEDARGFIDPAKAWTAMMQNEKPGGHGERSVAVGVLDMAIWDALAKAEGVPLWKLLADRYNGGKADETAWVYAAGGYYYPGEDVKSLTEEMRRYLDLGYSTVKMKIGGVPLKDDMTRIEAVLKVVGGDGSRLCVDVNGRFGLQTALDYARAIESLNLRWYEEPVDPLDYLLHAALATEYAGPIATGENLFSMQDARNLIRHGGLRADRDILQMDPALSYGLVEYLRTLAMLKQHGWSSRRCVPHGGHQFALNIATGLGLGGNESYPQVFAPFGGFADDTPVKDSRVKMPDIPGIGFEAKNALYAVMKPMLAA; from the coding sequence ATGCGCATCACCAAAATCACCGACATCGTCGTTCCGATCTCGTCCTCGATCCGCAACGCCTTCATCGATTTCTCGACCATGACCGCGAGCGTGGTCGCCATCGAGACCGACGTGAAGCGGGCCGGGAAGCCGGTCACGGGCTTCGGCTTCAATTCCAATGGCCGCTACGCCCCGCAAGGCCTGCTGCGCGAGCGTTTCATCCCGCGGCTGCGCGATGCAAAGGACATCGAGGACGCGCGCGGCTTCATCGACCCGGCGAAGGCGTGGACCGCGATGATGCAGAACGAGAAACCGGGCGGGCATGGCGAGCGCTCGGTTGCGGTGGGCGTGCTCGACATGGCGATCTGGGACGCGCTCGCGAAGGCCGAGGGCGTGCCGCTCTGGAAACTGCTGGCGGACCGCTACAACGGCGGTAAGGCGGACGAGACCGCGTGGGTCTATGCCGCGGGCGGCTACTATTATCCGGGCGAGGACGTGAAGTCTCTCACCGAGGAAATGCGCCGCTACCTCGACCTCGGCTACTCGACAGTGAAAATGAAGATCGGCGGCGTGCCGCTGAAAGATGACATGACGCGCATCGAGGCGGTGCTGAAGGTCGTCGGCGGCGACGGCTCCAGATTATGCGTCGACGTGAACGGCCGCTTCGGCCTGCAAACCGCGCTCGATTACGCGCGCGCAATCGAGTCGCTGAACCTGCGCTGGTACGAGGAGCCGGTCGATCCGCTCGATTATCTGCTCCATGCCGCGCTCGCCACCGAATATGCAGGGCCGATTGCGACCGGCGAGAATCTGTTCTCGATGCAGGATGCACGCAACCTGATCCGCCACGGCGGATTGCGCGCCGACCGCGACATCCTCCAGATGGACCCGGCGCTTTCCTACGGCCTCGTCGAATATCTGCGGACACTCGCGATGTTGAAGCAGCACGGCTGGTCGTCGCGCCGTTGCGTGCCGCATGGCGGGCATCAGTTCGCGCTGAACATCGCGACCGGCCTCGGCCTCGGCGGCAACGAATCCTATCCGCAGGTGTTCGCGCCGTTTGGCGGCTTTGCCGACGATACGCCGGTGAAGGACAGCCGCGTGAAGATGCCGGATATTCCCGGCATCGGCTTCGAGGCGAAGAACGCGCTTTACGCGGTGATGAAGCCGATGCTGGCGGCGTGA
- the rpsU gene encoding 30S ribosomal protein S21, which produces MQVLVRDNNVDQALKALKKKMQREGIFREMKLRGHYEKPSEKKAREKAEAVRRARKLARKKLQREGLLPAKPAKPAFGAAGGGRGGQGGGFGSRPPRS; this is translated from the coding sequence GTGCAGGTTCTCGTCCGCGATAACAACGTCGATCAGGCTCTCAAGGCGCTCAAGAAGAAGATGCAGCGCGAGGGCATTTTCCGCGAGATGAAGCTGCGCGGCCACTACGAAAAGCCGTCCGAGAAGAAAGCCCGCGAAAAGGCGGAAGCCGTGCGCCGCGCCCGCAAGCTGGCGCGCAAGAAGCTCCAGCGCGAAGGCCTCCTCCCGGCGAAGCCCGCCAAGCCGGCGTTCGGTGCGGCCGGCGGCGGCCGTGGCGGCCAGGGCGGCGGTTTCGGTTCGCGCCCGCCGCGCTCCTGA
- a CDS encoding alpha/beta fold hydrolase, whose protein sequence is MTKMKTLLLAAISIYAALCAFMYFSQRSLMYFPDRVRTIPAEAGLADAKEEKLVTADGETIIVWHIPPRDAQKPVVVYFHGNGGALNLRVQRFARLAAQGFGVVGVSYRGYGGSSGTPSEDGLIADGVAAYEFAAKLYTPARVALWGESLGSGVAVAVASESPVAKLVLESPFTSAADVGASVYFFLPVRLLMKDQFRSDLRIGNVKAPVLILHGERDSVVPFAFGQRLFAMIPGEKKFARFADGEHYDLDRHGGFEAAAEFLAAMTQK, encoded by the coding sequence ATGACAAAGATGAAAACGCTGCTACTCGCCGCGATTTCTATCTACGCCGCGCTGTGCGCGTTCATGTATTTCTCGCAGCGCAGCCTGATGTATTTCCCCGACCGCGTACGCACGATTCCCGCGGAAGCGGGGCTGGCGGATGCGAAAGAGGAAAAGCTCGTCACCGCCGACGGCGAGACCATCATCGTCTGGCATATCCCACCGCGCGACGCGCAGAAGCCGGTAGTCGTCTATTTCCACGGTAACGGCGGCGCGCTGAACCTGCGCGTGCAGCGTTTCGCGCGCCTCGCTGCGCAGGGCTTCGGGGTCGTCGGCGTTTCCTATCGCGGTTATGGCGGCTCGTCCGGCACTCCCAGCGAAGACGGGCTGATCGCGGATGGTGTCGCGGCCTACGAGTTCGCGGCGAAGCTCTACACGCCCGCGCGCGTCGCGTTATGGGGAGAGTCGCTCGGCAGCGGCGTCGCCGTAGCGGTGGCGTCCGAATCGCCGGTCGCGAAACTGGTGCTCGAATCCCCGTTCACGTCGGCGGCCGATGTCGGCGCGTCGGTTTATTTCTTCCTGCCGGTGCGGCTTCTGATGAAGGACCAGTTCCGCTCCGATCTGCGTATCGGGAACGTGAAAGCGCCGGTGCTGATCCTGCACGGCGAGCGCGACAGCGTGGTGCCGTTCGCTTTCGGGCAACGGCTGTTTGCGATGATCCCCGGCGAGAAGAAGTTCGCGCGCTTTGCGGACGGCGAGCACTACGACCTCGACCGCCACGGCGGCTTCGAGGCGGCCGCGGAATTTCTCGCGGCCATGACCCAAAAATAA